The following are from one region of the Vicugna pacos chromosome 9, VicPac4, whole genome shotgun sequence genome:
- the NR1H2 gene encoding oxysterols receptor LXR-beta, whose amino-acid sequence MSTPTTSSLDTPLPGNAPPQPSTPSSSPDGKEDGLGGADPDVPGTDGASSASIVVILDPAEEPERKRKKGPAPKMLGDELCQVCGDTASGFHYNVLSCEGCKGFFRRSVIRGGAGRYACRGGGTCQMDAFMRRKCQQCRLRKCKEAGMREQCVLSKEQIRKKKIRKQQQQQQQQQQQQSPLPGPGVSSSSASGPGASPGGSDGGGQGTGEGEGVQLTAAQELMIQQLVAAQLQCNKRSFSDQPKVTPWPMGADPQSRDARQQRFAHFTELAIISVQEIVDFAKQVPGFLQLGREDQIALLKASTIEIMLLETARRYNHETECITFLKDFTYSKDDFHRAGLQVEFINPIFEFSRAMRRLGLDDAEYALLIAINIFSADRPNVQEPSRVEALQQPYVDALLSYTRIKRPQDQLRFPRMLMKLVSLRTLSSVHSEQVFALRLQDKKLPPLLSEIWDVHE is encoded by the exons ATGTCCACCCCCACCACGAGTTCCCTGGACACTCCCTTGCCTG gaaATGCCCCCCCTCAGCCCAGCACCCCATCTTCTTCACCTGATGGAAAGGAGGATGGGCTGGGAGGGGCAGACCCTGATGTCCCAGGCACTGATGGAGCCAGCTCAGCCTCCATCGTGG tcaTCCTAGACCCAGCAGAGGAGCCGGAGCGCAAGCGAAAGAAGGGCCCAGCTCCAAAGATGCTGGGCGATGAGCTGTGCCAAGTGTGTGGGGACACAGCCTCCGGCTTCCACTACAACGTGCTCAGCTGTGAAGGCTGCAAGGGCTTTTTCCGGCGCAGTGTCATCCGAGGTGGGGCCGGGCGCTACGCCTGCCGGGGTGGCGGAACCTGCCAGATGGACGCCTTCATGCGGCGCAAGTGTCAGCAGTGCCGGCTGCGAAAATGCAAGGAGGCCGGGATGAGGGAGCAGT GTGTCCTCTCCAAAGAACAGATCCGGAAGAAGAAGATtcggaagcagcagcagcagcagcagcagcaacagcagcagcagtctCCCCTGCCAGGGCCGGGAGTCAGCAGCAGCTCAGCCTCCGGGCCTGGGGCCTCCCCTGGAGGGTCCGACGGGGGTGGCCAGGGCACCGGAGAAGGTGAAGGTGTCCAGTTAACGGCCGCTCAGGAACTAATGATCCAGCAGTTGGTGGCGGCCCAGCTGCAGTGCAATAAACGCTCCTTCTCTGACCAGCCCAAAGTCACG ccctggcccaTGGGCGCAGACCCCCAGTCCCGCGATGCTCGCCAGCAGCGTTTCGCCCACTTCACGGAACTGGCCATCATCTCAGTCCAGGAGATCGTGGACTTCGCCAAGCAGGTTCCTGGCTTCCTGCAGCTGGGTCGCGAGGACCAGATTGCCCTCCTGAAGGCATCTACCATTGAG ATCATGCTGCTGGAGACAGCCAGACGCTACAACCACGAGACAGAGTGCATCACTTTCCTGAAGGACTTCACCTACAGCAAGGATGACTTCCACCGCGCGG GCCTGCAGGTGGAATTCATCAACCCCATCTTCGAGTTCTCCCGGGCCATGAGGCGGCTGGGCCTGGACGACGCCGAGTACGCCCTCCTCATCGCCATCAACATCTTCTCGGCCGACCGGCCCAACGTGCAGGAGCCGAGCCGAGTCGAGGCCCTGCAGCAGCCCTACGTGGACGCGCTGCTCTCCTACACCCGCATCAAGAGGCCCCAG GACCAGCTGCGCTTCCCCCGGATGCTGATGAAGCTCGTGAGCCTGCGTACGCTCAGCTCCGTGCACTCGGAGCAGGTCTTCGCCCTGCGGCTCCAGGACAAGAAGCTACCGCCTTTGCTGTCTGAGATCTGGGACGTCCACGAGTGA